From the genome of Nasonia vitripennis strain AsymCx chromosome 1, Nvit_psr_1.1, whole genome shotgun sequence, one region includes:
- the hmm34174 gene encoding venom protein J isoform X1: MKSLIFLSVIVASLSVVSADAPFADIANKGLDIASHFIDKLKFLVKLTNEPSNEEAKSSEQVAASPAKRAKVLAQATAPEAENVKTQPEAPAAVVTAEKSAVVPQAPVIPTAAQPTVAVKIAQQAQPVTAATVTTAKAAQASQAINVVPPSQEQIKTGKK; this comes from the exons ATGAAATCGTTGATCTTTCTATCCGTGATAGTAGCCAGCTTGTCCGTCGTATCGGCCGACGCACCGTTCGCCGATA TCGCCAACAAAGGCCTCGACATCGCGAGTCACTTCATCGACAAGTTGAAGTTCTTGGTGAAGCTCACGAACGAGCCCAGCAACGAAGAAGCCAAATCCAGTGAGCAAGTCGCCGCGTCACCCGCGAAACGTGCGAAGGTCTTGGCTCAAGCCACTGCACCCGAGGCTGAAAATGTGAAAACGCAACCGGAAGCACCGGCTGCGGTCGTTACCGCGGAAAAAAGTGCCGTTGTTCCACAAGCACCTGTGATTCCAACGGCAGCGCAGCCCACCGTTGCTGTAAAAATTGCCCAACAAGCTCAACCCGTGACGGCAGCCACTGTTACCACTGCGAAAGCCGCACAAGCGAGTCAAGCGATCAACGTCGTTCCTCCAAGTCAAGAACAGATCAAGACTGGGAAGAAGTAA
- the hmm34174 gene encoding venom protein J precursor, producing the protein MKSLIFLSVIVASLSVVSADAPFADSASNIRYTKYLVPEIPKKANSFLVSVANKGLDIASHFIDKLKFLVKLTNEPSNEEAKSSEQVAASPAKRAKVLAQATAPEAENVKTQPEAPAAVVTAEKSAVVPQAPVIPTAAQPTVAVKIAQQAQPVTAATVTTAKAAQASQAINVVPPSQEQIKTGKK; encoded by the coding sequence ATGAAATCGTTGATCTTTCTATCCGTGATAGTAGCCAGCTTGTCCGTCGTATCGGCCGACGCACCGTTCGCCGATAGTGCGTCGAACATTCGATATACGAAGTACCTCGTACCTGAAATACCGAAAAAAGCTAACTCATTTCTTGTTTCAGTCGCCAACAAAGGCCTCGACATCGCGAGTCACTTCATCGACAAGTTGAAGTTCTTGGTGAAGCTCACGAACGAGCCCAGCAACGAAGAAGCCAAATCCAGTGAGCAAGTCGCCGCGTCACCCGCGAAACGTGCGAAGGTCTTGGCTCAAGCCACTGCACCCGAGGCTGAAAATGTGAAAACGCAACCGGAAGCACCGGCTGCGGTCGTTACCGCGGAAAAAAGTGCCGTTGTTCCACAAGCACCTGTGATTCCAACGGCAGCGCAGCCCACCGTTGCTGTAAAAATTGCCCAACAAGCTCAACCCGTGACGGCAGCCACTGTTACCACTGCGAAAGCCGCACAAGCGAGTCAAGCGATCAACGTCGTTCCTCCAAGTCAAGAACAGATCAAGACTGGGAAGAAGTAA